A stretch of Arcobacter sp. F2176 DNA encodes these proteins:
- a CDS encoding FAD-binding protein has translation MLDLAIIGGGPAGLTAGLYSTRGGLKNVTMFEMGMPGGQI, from the coding sequence ATGTTAGATTTAGCGATAATCGGAGGAGGGCCAGCTGGACTTACAGCAGGTTTGTATTCAACAAGAGGTGGATTAAAAAATGTAACGATGTTTGAGATGGGTATGCCAGGAGGACAAATCA